In the genome of Arthrobacter alpinus, the window CGGCCGTGAACACGGTCCCCAGGCTTTGAGCGTAGACACTGGCTAAGCCACGTGCCGTCACATCCACCCTGTCGTAGGAATATCCGCGTACATCCGCGTAGCGAACCCCCGCCTGGCGCAGGCTCTCAAATTCGTTGTATTTTCCAACGGCGGCAAAGGCGATTCGGTCATAAATTTCGCCGATCTTATGCAGTGTGGGCGAAGGGTTTTCGGCCACCAAGGCAATGCCGTCGAGGCAACTAAGCACCACAACTGATTTGCCCCGGGCAATCCCTTTACGGGCAAAATCGGCCCGGTCCTTCATGACTTGTTCGGGGGAAACGTAAAATTGCTGAGCCATGCTAAGCCTCCCTGCGCTCAATCGTGCGTCGCGTCACAATGGTCTCCACCACGGCGGCCAACGCGTCAGGAGCAACCCGGGTGGCGCCGTCGTGCGTCACCACATAGACCACCGGCCACAACTGGCGCACCAGGTCCGGACCTCCCGTGGCCGAGTCATCGTCTGAGGCATCAATGAGCGCCTCCACGCCAACGGCGACAGCCTCGGCGCTGCTGAGCTCGGGACGCCAGAGTTTTTTCAGGGCACCGCGTGCGAATACGGCGCCGGAACCCACACTGTGATGCTCGAGCTCCTCGTAACGCCCTCCCGTGACATCATAGGAGAACAAGCGTCCGGCCGGCTCACCAGGCTCAATTCCGGCAAACAAAGGCACCACCGCGAGTCCCTGCAACGCCATGGGCAGGTTGGCACGGATCATGGCGCCAAGCCGGTTCGCCTTGCCTTCAAGGCTGAGCAGCGTGCCTTCAATTTTTTCGTAATGTTCAAGTTCCACCTGGAAAAGCCGAACAATATCGATCGCCAAACCGGCTGTGCCGGCAATTCCCAGGACGGAATAGCGGTCCGCCGGGAAGACTTTCTCAATGTGCCGGTTGGCGATCATTGAACCCATGGTGGCGCGCCGGTCCCCTGCCATTAACACGCCCCCGGCAAACGTCAGGGCCACGATGGTGGTGCCGTGCGGGGTGGCGGGCATGGCCCCTGCCGGAAGGTGGGCGGCAAACGGCAACAGGCCCGGATGACTGCGGCTCACGTGGTCAAAGAACGACGACGAGCCAGCCGCATCCAGCGCCGGAAAGTCACTCCCGTGGGCCCCCATGGCTGCTTACTGTCCGCCCTTTTGGACGAACCCGCGGACGAACTCTTCTGCGTTGACTTCCAAAACGCCGTCGATCTCATCCAGCAGATCGTCAACTCCGGACGTGGAATCCTGCGCAGCAGCCGGGGCGGGAGTGGGAAGCGGCAGTTCTTCGACCTGCTCCTCTTCGGTTCGTGAGGAGACGTTCTTCTGTTCCTGTGAAGCCATGATGCAACCTTCTAACCTGGTTCTCAGATACCTGCACCGGTACCTGCTCCCATCCTGCCACGGACGCGCCCTGATTGTGCGTTGGGCGCGGTAATCGGCTGCCTAACCGTAATGCTCGCCGCCGACAAGAACGCCGTCTTTTAGTGAACGCGGGCCGGGCCCGCCAAGAGATGGTTTAGGAAATCCTGCAGGTCATTACTCTGATCGAAGAGCTTGGCGGTCAATGCCGCCGTTCCACGCAGGGGCTCCTTGGTGGACACGCGCTGCAGCCTGCGGAGCTCAGGCAACTCAAAAATGACCGAGTCCCAGCTGGCACCCACCACGTGCGCCCCAAATTCCTGGATGCAACGGCCCCGGAAATAGGCGCGAGTATCTGCTGGCGGCTGCTGGACGGCGTGGACAATCGATTCGTCGCTGACGACGCGCTGCATTCGGCCGTGCTGCAAAAGTTTGTAGTAGAGCCCCTTCTCGGGACGGATATCAGACCATTGCAGGTCAATAAGTCCAAGCCGGGGATCGTTCCATGCCAGGTCGTCCCTGCTTCGATACTGCTGCAGCAAATTCAGTTTTGCCACCCATTCCAGTTGGTTGGCAAGGCTCATGGGGTCGCTGCCCAGTGCGGAGAGAACCTCCTCCCATTTCGCCAGCAGCGCCGCCGTGTGTCCGTCCCCTCTTTCTGGATGGCTTGAGCCATTGGCTGTGGCGTGGGCCTGTGCGGCGTTGAGGTAGAGCCATTGCACATCGAGGGCGCTGATGCGTGTTCCATCGGCCAGCAGGTGGGTTTCTTGCAATTGCCAGTCATGGCTGACGCTGCGCAAGGTGGCTACGGGGTCGGCAAATCTCAGCACCGGCGCGGTGCCGTGTTCAATCATGTCCAGCACAATGGCGGTAGTGCCGAACTTGAGGTAGTTCGACACCTGGGCCAGGTTGGCGTCACCAATGATCACATGGAGGCGGCGATACTTCTCCGCCACGGCGTGGGGTTCGTCGCGGGTGTTGATGATGGGTCGGCGGATGGTGGTTTCCAGGCCTACCTCGGCCTCAAAGAAGTCAGCCCGCTGGCTGATTTGGAAGCCAGCGCCGGAGCCGTCTTGACCGATCCCGACCCGGCCGGCACCACACATGATGGCGCGAGTGACAAAGAATGGCGTCAACCCCGCCACAATATGCGCGAAGGGTACCGCGCGCGGCATGAGGTAGTTCTCATGGCTGCCGTATGAGACGGCTTTATTGTCCGTATTGTTCTTGTACAGATTAATCGCCGGGACGCCCGGTGTTGCGGAGATGCGGCGCACGGCGGCCAGCGCCACCAAGTCTCCGGCAGCATCCCAGCGAACGGCGTCGAGCGGGTTCGTCACCTCTGGCGAGGAGTATTCCGGATGGGCGTGGTCAACGTAGAGGCGCGCCCCATTTCCCAGCACCATGTTCATCAAAAGCGGGATCGAGGAGTCGCCACTTTCGCCGCCGTCGAGGGCAATCTGCGCAGCTGTGAGCTCGGTGTCCGTGAGCTGGCTGGGGTGCGCGTCGACCCGTGGCATGGACCAACCGCGGGCGTCAGCCAGCGGGTCTTCATCCGTGTAGTCCCATCGAGTCTCGCCACCAGCGGCCGCACGGTGATTGGTCTCCCGGGAGTACGCGTTCACAACCTGCGTGGACAACCACGTTGCATTGAAAGACGTGGTTGCCGGAGCATGGATGCCGTACTCGGTCTCGGCACCCATGACTCTTACAACACTCATAGATACTGTCCGGTGTTGGGCAGCGTTTCCAGTGTCTTGCCGGGCACTTGACCTTCTTTACTTTGCACAATGGTCCGAATGTAGGTGATGCGCTCACCCTTCTTGCCCGAAATGCGTGCCCAATCATCCGGGTTGGTGGTGTTGGGCATGTCTTCATGTTCACGGAACTCATCCACCACGGCGCGGAGCATGTGTTCAATCCGGATACCTTTTTCGCCGCTCGTCAACAGATCCTTGATGGCGTATTTCTTGGCACGGTCAACCACGTTTTGAATCACGGCGCCGGAGTTGAAGTCCTTGAAGTACAGCATCTCCGTGTCACCGTTGGCGTACGTCACCTCGAGATATTCGTTGGACTTGTCCGTTGCATACATCGCCTCAACGGTGCGCTGAATCATGGCATCAACAGTTTCCTGCAAATTGCCATGGTTTGCGGACAGGTCATCGGCATGGAACGGCAATGTGGTGGTGACGTACTTGGCGAAGATGTCCGCGGCCGCTTCGGCGTCCGGACGCTGAATCTTGACCTTTACGTCCAACCTGCCCGGACGAAGAATCGCCGGATCGATCATGTCCTCACGGTTGGATGCGCCAATGACAATCACGTTGTCAAGACGTTCGACGCCGTCAATCTCACTAAGGAGCTGGGGGACGATCGTGGTTTCAACGTCCGAGGATACGCCCGTGCCGCGGGTGCGGAACAAGGAATCCATCTCGTCAAAGAAAACCACCACGGCACTGCCATCGGATGCCTTTTCCCTGGCGCGGCTGAAGATCAACCGGATCTGCCGCTCGGTTTCACCCACGTACTTGTCCAGGAGCTCTGGACCCTTGATGTTCAGGAAGTAACTCTTCTGGTCCTTCACACCTGAGCGTTCAGCAGCTCGCTTGGCCAGCGAGTTGGCAACAGCCTTGGCGATGAGCGTTTTTCCACACCCCGGCGGACCGTAGAGCAGAATGCCCTTGGGTGGCTTTAGGCCATGTTCGCGGTACAGGTCCGGGTGCAGGAAGGGAAGCTCCACGGCGTCCCGAATTTGCTCAATTTGTGACGCCAGTCCGCCAATGTCGGAGTAGGAGATGTCCGGGACCTCCTCGAGGATCAGGTTCTCCACCTCCGAGCGCGGAATTTTTTCCAGGGCGTAGCCTGTGCGTCCGTCGACGCTCAGGGCATCACCAACCTTGACCAGCCCACCCTGGAGGACACTGGCGAGTCTAACCACACGCTCCTCATCGGCCCTGCCAATCACCAGAACTCGCTTTGACCCCAGCAGTTCCTTCACCGTGACCAACTCACCCACCTGTTCAATGCCCAGGGCGGCAATGATCGTGAACGATTCGTTCAGCAGGACTTCCTGCCCCACGCCGAGGTCATTCATCCGCAGCAATGGGCTGAGCCCTACCCGCATTTTGCGTCCGGACGCGTAGACGTCAACACTCTCGTGGGTCGCAGCTGTGCTGACACCGGTGGCTGTGCGGGCCGGGTTGAGCGTAAGGACGGTTCCAAAGCTGTAGGGAGGTTCGCCGTCGTTCTCCAACGCCGAACGCAGCTTCATAATCTCGCTCTTGGCAGTCTCCAACATGGCCACGAGCTTGGAGTTGTTCTGCGTGGCCGAGGCAAGCTGGCGGTCCAGATTGCGCGATTTATCACGCAGGACGTTGAGCTGGCGCTCGAGCACAGCCTGCTGCGCGGGGCCCGTGCTGTAACGGTCCCCGGCAGTACCGGGCACAGGGTTGACCGAGGGAGGTGCGACGCCGTCGCTCGCCTCATCGGGGGTGGAGTGCGTTGAGTCGTTCATGACCTTGTATCCTTCCGCAGCCGTGGCCTGCTGGTACTGCCGATCTTAGTGCTACTGGTCGCCGTTACCGTCGTGGCGGGCTTCCGTTTCCTCGGACTGTTCCTGGTTTCGCTTAGTCTGCACCGTAGAGGAGGCATCCCGGGCGGCGCGGCGCAATTTCTTGTCCGAAACCGAACGCTCGCCCACGGCCGCAGGTGTCCAGGCATCAAGATCTTCCTGGGCAAAATCGGTCTTGGATGCGCGGCGCTTGGGCGACATGCCCGTCACGCCATCGGCCAAACGGCGGGTCACCATGAGGAAACCGGTGTGGGCCACCATGCGGTGGTCCGGGCGTACTGCCAGGCCTTCGAGGTGCCAGCCGCGGACCATGGATTCCCAGGCGTCAGGCTCGGTGAAGCGACCATCGGCACGAATGGCCTCGGCGGTGCGGGACAGCTGGGTGACCGTTGCTACATAGTTGATCCAGACACCTCCGGGAGCCAGTACGGTGGCTACGGCGTCAAGGCATTCCCAGGGGGCAAGCATGTCAAGGACAACGCGGTCGATGCTGCCAGGTTCCTCCTGCGCAACAACCTGATCCTGGAAATCCCCGAGAGAGATCTTCCAAGCGGGGTGCGGTCCACCGAAAATGGTTTCTACGTTCCCACGGGCAATATCGGCAAATTCCTGACGGCGCTCAAAGGAGTGCAGGTACCCGTTGTCGCCAACTGCGCGCAGCAGCGAGATGGAAAGTGCACCGGAACCAACGCCGGCTTCTACAACACGGGAACCGGGGTAAATATCACCCATCGTGATGATCTGGCCGGCGTCCTTGGGGTACACCACGGCAGCACCACGGGGCATGGAGAGGACAAAGTCGGAGAGCAGGGGGCGCAGAGCCTGGTACTGCTGGCCAACATTGCTCTCGACCATGGAGCCTTCCGGGGCGCCAATGAGCAGATCGTGATTCAAGAAGCCCTTGTGCGTGTGGTAGGCCGTGCCCGGTGTCAGGGTGATGGTGTTCATGCGGCCGCGCTCGTCCGTGAGCTGCACTCGCTCCCCAGCCCTAAACGTTCCCCGGCGAGCTGCCGCCCCATGTGGTGCTGCGGAGTTGATGGCTGAAGTGGCTGCGCCGGGCGTTTTCTCGGCGTTGGAATCCTGGTGATTCATGGCTGGTCCTGTCGTTTTGGTACTCAAGATTATATGGACGGCCGGAACGTGTCCGCAGGTGGGAACGTTGGCCGCAATGGTTATTGCTTGTGGTCCGGTATGTCATGGACCGGTAAAAACTCAGTCGGCCATCAATGAAGAGGCTTGCCGGTAATGGCTGCAACCACTTTTGCTTGGCTCAGAAGCCCGGTGATCTTGCCTTCAAGGTTGATCACCGCATACTCACTGTCCGGAAGCTGTGACAGATACTGCACCAGCTCTGCCCCGGCTGCTACATCAGGCACATAGGCTCCCTGTGAGAGCTGGCGCGCCACCGCCGTGGCCGCAGTGCTGGCCGCAGACTCTGGCGGTACGTGCGCCAAGGCGTACTCATCGACCACAGCGGCGGGCCTGCCGTCGGGACCAAAAAGCACTATCGGCTCGTTGGGGTACTCGCCCCGCAGGGTCCAAAGCTGGGCCACGGTGCACGCACTTGACGCGCTCACGGCTGGAGTGGCCAAGGTACCGGCTGAAATCTCTGGAAGTCGCAGGCGGATGCCGGCACCCTTGATGGATGCAGTGGCTCCCATCCACAGAAATCCGGCCAACAGGATGACAATGAATGAGGTTGTGAAATCCGGAGTTGAGCCTGTCAGGTACGGTCCACCCAGTGCCACGGCGAGGATGATGATGACGATGACCCGCCCGGCCCAGCCTGCGGCCACCGTGCCCTTTTCCTGACTGCCCGTTGATTTCCAGACGATGGACTCCACCAAACGTCCCCCGTCGAGGGGCAGTCCTGGCAGCACGTTGAAGAAGCCGATGAGCAGGTTCGCCCAGATAAAGATATTTGCCAGCAACATGGCAATCGCCATGCCCAAGGAAACCGGTCCTGCCTCGGAGTTGGGCAGTCCCAACGTCACGAGCCAGCCCAACCCGGCGAGAACAAAGTTCGCGATTGGTCCGGCAAATGCCACGACGAGCGCCTTGCCCGGCGTTGCCTTGCTGAAATCAAACTCGGTGTGTCCACCCCACAGGTTCAAGACGATCTTGTGGGTTGTCCAACCAAACATCTTGGCCGCCACGGCGTGTGCCAGCTCGTGCATGAGCACCGAAAAAAGTAGCAGCAGCGCATAGGCGAAGGCCACGGCATAGGCCCCTGCGCCAAGAGTCGGGTAGATGTTTTGCAGCTGGGGTCCAAAAATCAAGACCGTGACCGTGGCGATGAGAAACCAGGAGTTGGCCAAAATAATGGGGGTGCCCCGCACCGAGCCGAGAACCAGCCCCTCGCGACGGGTCTTGGCGCCCTGGGCAGGACCGCTCACAGAGCAGCCCCGGCGGAACGGGAGTGGGCGGCGATAACGTCGGTGACGTCATCGCCGGTCTTCCCGGCAAGGGTTTCCCAGGTGGTCCAGCGGGCGTCCTCTGCCAGTTCAACGGCGTTCGGGATGGCGATCGTGGCTACACCTGAGGCAACTGCTGAAGCAACCCCTGGAACAGAATCTTCCAACGCGGCGCAATGGGCAGCGGTGATGGCCGGATCGTTTTCACGTAGCAGTTCAATGGCTGTGAGATACGGCTCGGGGTGGGGCTTGCCGTTCGTGACTTCATCACCGGTCACAAGGAATTCAAAGTACTCAGCCTCAAGGGAATTTACCACCTCGGTGGCGAGTGCGCGTTCGCTCATCGTCACCAACGCACAACGTACTCCCCGTCCGTGCAAGTCGGAGAGTAATTCTCGAGCTCCTGGCCGCCACGGAATCTCCCTGCGGATACAGGCAACAACCTCAGCGGACAGGTGATCGATGATCTCGCGCACCGAAAGTTTCACACCGGCACCTTGAAGAATTTTTGCGGAATCGCCAAGTGCGTTGCCCACCAAGGTGTGGGCCATGTCTTCATTCCAGTAACCGCCGTGGGCGGTAACAAGGGCAATTTCGGCGGCAATCCAGTAGGGCTCGGTGTCCACCAGGGTCCCGTCCATATCCCACAGGACGGCCTTGAGGACGGGGGTAGTCGAAGTCGCAGGGTTCACAGCGGAAGAAGGAGCAAGCATGCCACCAGTCTACGTGGAGTGAAAGGTGCAACCGTTTACCGGCCGCGGGCGCGCGTGGTGCATAGTGCCACACGCCAAGTCGCCGTAGTGTGGGACTGTGAGCAGAATCAATCAAGGAGAATCAGGAAAAACCGGGCCGTTGTTGCAACCGGCACCCGGCGAGGACCGGGTTACGGTCATGCTGGCCGCGTTCGAGGGCTGGAACGACGCCGGCGAAGCCGCCAGCGACGCGCTCAAATACCTCCACAGATTGTGGGACGCCAAGAGGGTTGCCGTCATTGAGCCCGATGAATACTACGACTTTCAATTCACCCGGCCTGAGGTACGGCTGACGTCCACAGGCGGCCGCAAGATTAAATGGCCAGTCACCAAGATTGCCAGGGCCGCAATTCCCGGAACCAACATAGATGTGGTGCTGGTCCACGGCATTGAGCCTTCATACCGCTGGCGCGCCTACACGGCCGAGATCCTCGCGAAGGCCGCAGCCTTGAATGTCAGCCACGTGGTGCTGGTAGGTTCGCTGCTGGCCGATGTTCCACACTCCCGCCCACTCCCCGTCACGGCAACGTGCGACGACGAGGAACTCGCCGCGAGCCTGGATTTGGAAGCCTCCCAGTATGAAGGCCCCATAGGGATTGTGGGCGTGTTGAACGAGGTGGCCCTGTTGGCCGGACTGCCCACCATTTCCCTGTGGGCGGCCGTGCCGCACTACGTTGCCCAGGCCCCCTCCCCCAAGGCTGAGCTTGCGCTGCTGAACAGGATCGAAGACTATCTTCATGTTCCGCTGTCAACAGATGAAATGGCCGACGACGCTCAGGCGTGGGAACGCGGCGTGAACGACCTCGCGGCGGGCGATCCCGAAATTGCCGCTTACGTCAAGCAATTGGAAGAAGCCAAGGACACGGCAGAGCTTCCGGAGGCCACAGGAGAATCGATCGCCACCGAGTTTGAACGGTATCTGCGCCGCCGCGGTCACGAACAGCCGTAGCCTCCGCTTGCATGTGTGGAGCCGCATCAGCGGCTCCACACATGTTCTACAGCTCGATGCCCAGCAAGGCCTCGACAGCGTCGGATACCAGGTCTGAGTCCCGCGCAGATACCTGCTCCGGCACACCGTCCACCACGGCGACGGGAACGTTGATTGACGCCGCCAATGCCGCCGTCAGTGACGCGGTGGCCCATGCGTCAATTGCTGCGACGGCGCGGGGTGCATCCAGATCCTGCGAAAGTGCCGATCGTAGTTCCGACAGCAACGGCTTGGCCGAACCTTCAGGGGCAACGTGTCGGGCTTTGCGCCAGCGCTCCAGGCGGTATTCGGAATCGTCCAACAATTCTTGGGTCCAGAACCAGTCGCTGCGGTAGTGGTGGGCGAGGATGGCCAACCGGATAGCGGCAGGCTCAACACCGGCTGCACGGAGCTTGGACACGAGGACTAGATTTCCGCGGGACTTGCTCATCTTTTCGCCGTCGAGGCCAACCATGCCCGTATGGGTGTAGTGGCGCGCCATCGTGGTGTCTTCCAACGCGAATGCGTGGCCGGCGCCCATTTCGTGGTGAGGGAACACCAGATCGCTGCCGCCGCCTTGCACCGTGAACGGCTTCGGCAGGAAGCGTTGGGCAATGACGGTGCACTCGATGTGCCAGCCCGGCCGGCCTTCGCCCAAGGAGGCACCTTCCCACGACGGTTCGCCATCGCGGGCAACCCGCCAGAGGAGGGCATCGAGTGGGTGGCGCTTGCCGGCCCGAAGGGGGTCTCCGCCGCGTTCGGCGAAGATGGGGACCATTTCTTCTTGGGTGAGACCGGAAATCTGTCCCAGCCACCAGGGCGCGTCGGGGCCGCTGACCTTAGCGGCAGACGAGGCGGCCTCCACGGAGAAGTAAATATCGCCGTCGGGCTCCCCTTCGCTGCCGACAACCGGGTAGGCAAGGCCTGCTGCGATGAGCTTTTCGACTTCGGGAACAATCCAGCTGATGGATTCGACGGCACCGATGTAGTGCTCGGGAGCAAGGACGTTCAGGGCTTCCATGTCAGCATGGAAGAGTTCGGTCTGGGCGATGGCCAGCTCTTGCCAGTCCACGCCGTCGCGAATGGCGCGCTCCAGCAATGGGTCATCAATGTCTGTGACATTTTGCACATAATTGACCGTGCGATCCTGGTCGCGCCAAGCGCGATTGAGAAGATCGAAGGCCACGTAGGTGGCTGCATGGCCCATGTGGGTGGCGTCGTAAGGGGTGATGCCACAAACGTAGAGGCTGGCCGGTTCTGTCTCCGGCAACAAAACTACGCGCTGGGCGGTAGTTTCATGCAGATGGATGGCCGGCATAACGCCTGGCAGCTGAGGGAGGGCATGGGACTTCCAAGTTTTCACAGAGCTAAGCCTAACGGGCGAGGGACCCGGAATGCGCGAAACGTGTTCCAGACCCCTCGACGCCCAGGACTTTACGGCGTGATCACATTGGTGCCGAGGAGAATATAGAGAAGGAGACCCAAGCCGATCCGGTACCAGACGAATGGCAGGAAACTCTTGGTGGAGATGAACTTCAGGAACCAGCCGATGATGAGGTAACCCACCACGAAGGCCACGACGGTAGCCAGGGCGGTCTCGCCGACTCCGAACTGCCCACCCGCGGATTCATGCCCGGACAGAATCTTGTAGAGCTCGAAAAAGCCACTGGCGAACACGGCTGGAATGGCTAGCAGAAAGGAGTAGCGGGCAGCCGATTCACGCGTGTATCCCATGAGGAGCCCTGCCGTAATGGTGCCTCCGGACCGCGACACACCGGGGATCAACGCAAGTGCTTGGGCGAATCCGAAGATGATGCCGTGTTTGAGGCTGAGATCTTTCAGTTCCCGCTTCTGGCTGGCCACGGTGTCGGCAACGGCCAAGATGAGGCCAAAGACGATCAATGTTGTGGCCACGATCCACAGATTGCGCAGGGTGGATTCAATGTGACTTTGGAAGACTACGCCCAGGATGGCAATGGGCACGCTGCCCAGGATCACCAGCCAGCCCATGCGTGCGTCGGGGTCGCTGCGCGGAATTCGTCCCCGTAGGGAGCCCCACCAGGCCTTGATGATGCGGACAATATCGCGCCAGAAAAAGACCAGCACGGCCGTCTCGGTGCCTAGCTGGCTGACAGCTGTAAAGGCTGCTCCAGGATCGGCGCCGGAAGGCAGGAATTTGCCGACAACAAAGAGATGGGCACTAGACGAAATCGGGAGGAATTCTGTCAAGCCCTGGACTAGGCCTAGGAAGGCTGCTTCAAACCAGTTCACGCGTTTTAGCCTAAAGCATGTCTGAGCCCGAACTTTCCAGAGGTGCCCGCGACGCGCATTGAGAGGCGGAAGTCACCGTAAGCTTGCAGCTATGGAACAACGATTCATGGGCACTAGCGGGCTGCGCGTGTCTGCCCTGACTCTGGGCACAATGACCTGGGGCAGTGAGACGGACGCCGAAACGGCGAGGGCGCAACTAAGAGATTTCGTAGACGCCGGCGGAACCACCTTGGACACCGCGGTGAGCTATGTGGAGGGACGCAGTGAAGCCATCTTGGGCGAACTGTTAGGAGATGTGGTGCCGCGCAGCGATGTGGTGCTGGTCTCCAAGGCCGGAATTAGCCACCGGCACGGCAAGCGCATGGTGGACACCTCGCGCCGCTCCATGCTGGCGGGGTTGGACGCATCACTGGCGAGGCTCGGGACCGATCACTTGGATCTGTGGCTGGCTAACATCTGGGATGAGAACGTTCCCCTGGAAGAGACGCTGGGTGCACTGGAATTTGCCGTTAGCAGCGGACGGGTTCGGTACGCGGGCGTGTCCAATTACAACGGCTGGCAATTGGCCCGGGCCGCGTCTCTTTGCGACGCCCCTATTGTGGCAAACCAGGTCGAGTATTCATTGTTGGCCCGGCGCGTGGAGCAGGAAGTAGTTGCCGCGGCCGAACACGTGGGTGCTGGCCTGTTGTGTTGGGCTCCGTTGGGCCGCGGCGCGTTGACCGGCAAATACCGCGGTCAGATTCCTGGTGATTCCAGGGGCGCAAGTTCCACGATGGGCGGTTACGTGGAGAAGTACCTCCAGGGTCGTCCTGCCCGCATCACAGAAGCACTTATTACGGCCGCCAAGGGTTTGGGACGTTCT includes:
- the prcB gene encoding proteasome subunit beta; this translates as MGAHGSDFPALDAAGSSSFFDHVSRSHPGLLPFAAHLPAGAMPATPHGTTIVALTFAGGVLMAGDRRATMGSMIANRHIEKVFPADRYSVLGIAGTAGLAIDIVRLFQVELEHYEKIEGTLLSLEGKANRLGAMIRANLPMALQGLAVVPLFAGIEPGEPAGRLFSYDVTGGRYEELEHHSVGSGAVFARGALKKLWRPELSSAEAVAVGVEALIDASDDDSATGGPDLVRQLWPVVYVVTHDGATRVAPDALAAVVETIVTRRTIERREA
- a CDS encoding ubiquitin-like protein Pup; the encoded protein is MASQEQKNVSSRTEEEQVEELPLPTPAPAAAQDSTSGVDDLLDEIDGVLEVNAEEFVRGFVQKGGQ
- the dop gene encoding depupylase/deamidase Dop, which codes for MSVVRVMGAETEYGIHAPATTSFNATWLSTQVVNAYSRETNHRAAAGGETRWDYTDEDPLADARGWSMPRVDAHPSQLTDTELTAAQIALDGGESGDSSIPLLMNMVLGNGARLYVDHAHPEYSSPEVTNPLDAVRWDAAGDLVALAAVRRISATPGVPAINLYKNNTDNKAVSYGSHENYLMPRAVPFAHIVAGLTPFFVTRAIMCGAGRVGIGQDGSGAGFQISQRADFFEAEVGLETTIRRPIINTRDEPHAVAEKYRRLHVIIGDANLAQVSNYLKFGTTAIVLDMIEHGTAPVLRFADPVATLRSVSHDWQLQETHLLADGTRISALDVQWLYLNAAQAHATANGSSHPERGDGHTAALLAKWEEVLSALGSDPMSLANQLEWVAKLNLLQQYRSRDDLAWNDPRLGLIDLQWSDIRPEKGLYYKLLQHGRMQRVVSDESIVHAVQQPPADTRAYFRGRCIQEFGAHVVGASWDSVIFELPELRRLQRVSTKEPLRGTAALTAKLFDQSNDLQDFLNHLLAGPARVH
- a CDS encoding tRNA (adenine-N1)-methyltransferase encodes the protein MNHQDSNAEKTPGAATSAINSAAPHGAAARRGTFRAGERVQLTDERGRMNTITLTPGTAYHTHKGFLNHDLLIGAPEGSMVESNVGQQYQALRPLLSDFVLSMPRGAAVVYPKDAGQIITMGDIYPGSRVVEAGVGSGALSISLLRAVGDNGYLHSFERRQEFADIARGNVETIFGGPHPAWKISLGDFQDQVVAQEEPGSIDRVVLDMLAPWECLDAVATVLAPGGVWINYVATVTQLSRTAEAIRADGRFTEPDAWESMVRGWHLEGLAVRPDHRMVAHTGFLMVTRRLADGVTGMSPKRRASKTDFAQEDLDAWTPAAVGERSVSDKKLRRAARDASSTVQTKRNQEQSEETEARHDGNGDQ
- a CDS encoding site-2 protease family protein, which codes for MSGPAQGAKTRREGLVLGSVRGTPIILANSWFLIATVTVLIFGPQLQNIYPTLGAGAYAVAFAYALLLLFSVLMHELAHAVAAKMFGWTTHKIVLNLWGGHTEFDFSKATPGKALVVAFAGPIANFVLAGLGWLVTLGLPNSEAGPVSLGMAIAMLLANIFIWANLLIGFFNVLPGLPLDGGRLVESIVWKSTGSQEKGTVAAGWAGRVIVIIILAVALGGPYLTGSTPDFTTSFIVILLAGFLWMGATASIKGAGIRLRLPEISAGTLATPAVSASSACTVAQLWTLRGEYPNEPIVLFGPDGRPAAVVDEYALAHVPPESAASTAATAVARQLSQGAYVPDVAAGAELVQYLSQLPDSEYAVINLEGKITGLLSQAKVVAAITGKPLH
- a CDS encoding HAD family hydrolase, with amino-acid sequence MLAPSSAVNPATSTTPVLKAVLWDMDGTLVDTEPYWIAAEIALVTAHGGYWNEDMAHTLVGNALGDSAKILQGAGVKLSVREIIDHLSAEVVACIRREIPWRPGARELLSDLHGRGVRCALVTMSERALATEVVNSLEAEYFEFLVTGDEVTNGKPHPEPYLTAIELLRENDPAITAAHCAALEDSVPGVASAVASGVATIAIPNAVELAEDARWTTWETLAGKTGDDVTDVIAAHSRSAGAAL
- a CDS encoding PAC2 family protein encodes the protein MNQGESGKTGPLLQPAPGEDRVTVMLAAFEGWNDAGEAASDALKYLHRLWDAKRVAVIEPDEYYDFQFTRPEVRLTSTGGRKIKWPVTKIARAAIPGTNIDVVLVHGIEPSYRWRAYTAEILAKAAALNVSHVVLVGSLLADVPHSRPLPVTATCDDEELAASLDLEASQYEGPIGIVGVLNEVALLAGLPTISLWAAVPHYVAQAPSPKAELALLNRIEDYLHVPLSTDEMADDAQAWERGVNDLAAGDPEIAAYVKQLEEAKDTAELPEATGESIATEFERYLRRRGHEQP
- the mshC gene encoding cysteine--1-D-myo-inosityl 2-amino-2-deoxy-alpha-D-glucopyranoside ligase codes for the protein MKTWKSHALPQLPGVMPAIHLHETTAQRVVLLPETEPASLYVCGITPYDATHMGHAATYVAFDLLNRAWRDQDRTVNYVQNVTDIDDPLLERAIRDGVDWQELAIAQTELFHADMEALNVLAPEHYIGAVESISWIVPEVEKLIAAGLAYPVVGSEGEPDGDIYFSVEAASSAAKVSGPDAPWWLGQISGLTQEEMVPIFAERGGDPLRAGKRHPLDALLWRVARDGEPSWEGASLGEGRPGWHIECTVIAQRFLPKPFTVQGGGSDLVFPHHEMGAGHAFALEDTTMARHYTHTGMVGLDGEKMSKSRGNLVLVSKLRAAGVEPAAIRLAILAHHYRSDWFWTQELLDDSEYRLERWRKARHVAPEGSAKPLLSELRSALSQDLDAPRAVAAIDAWATASLTAALAASINVPVAVVDGVPEQVSARDSDLVSDAVEALLGIEL
- a CDS encoding undecaprenyl-diphosphate phosphatase, with protein sequence MNWFEAAFLGLVQGLTEFLPISSSAHLFVVGKFLPSGADPGAAFTAVSQLGTETAVLVFFWRDIVRIIKAWWGSLRGRIPRSDPDARMGWLVILGSVPIAILGVVFQSHIESTLRNLWIVATTLIVFGLILAVADTVASQKRELKDLSLKHGIIFGFAQALALIPGVSRSGGTITAGLLMGYTRESAARYSFLLAIPAVFASGFFELYKILSGHESAGGQFGVGETALATVVAFVVGYLIIGWFLKFISTKSFLPFVWYRIGLGLLLYILLGTNVITP
- a CDS encoding aldo/keto reductase, which produces MEQRFMGTSGLRVSALTLGTMTWGSETDAETARAQLRDFVDAGGTTLDTAVSYVEGRSEAILGELLGDVVPRSDVVLVSKAGISHRHGKRMVDTSRRSMLAGLDASLARLGTDHLDLWLANIWDENVPLEETLGALEFAVSSGRVRYAGVSNYNGWQLARAASLCDAPIVANQVEYSLLARRVEQEVVAAAEHVGAGLLCWAPLGRGALTGKYRGQIPGDSRGASSTMGGYVEKYLQGRPARITEALITAAKGLGRSPLDVALSWLLEHHGVSGAVVGPRTQGQLQEILTSSLAPLPEQIVTVLDEVSHLKTN